A genomic region of Peptoniphilus sp. ING2-D1G contains the following coding sequences:
- the acoL gene encoding TPP-dependent acetoin dehydrogenase complex, E3 component, dihydrolipoamide dehydrogenase (Protein N(6)-(dihydrolipoyl)lysine + NAD+ = protein N(6)-(lipoyl)lysine + NADH; High confidence in function and specificity), with amino-acid sequence MKIVIIGGGPAGYVAAIRAAQLGAEVSLIEKDKLGGTCLNRGCVPTKFLLRTAEEFDNANENFEQMGIKVSDVKLDWGKVQERKEAAVKQLVSGVDFLLKSNKVEKIYGKAKFKSKNEILVEGKDGEIIVYFDYAIIATGSKTSLINIEGANLPGVITSDEVLSLEQVPKSMVIIGGGFIGTEIASIYSRLGCKITIVEMLPNIIANMDKDIVEPLKEEMGQKGVDIFVNTKVQSIAKSGETLQVNIKNENQEDMVISAEKVLMAVGRKPVVEDLNLDELNIKVERGRIIVDEKYRTNVETIYAVGDCIGKTMLAHVASAQGIAAVENIIKNKSEIDFRTITHCVYTKPELASVGLTEAQAKEQGYNILVGTAPMYVNSKALIESQTEGLCKYIADKATGEILGLHIAGPQATEFIVEGALAIRLEATVDEIISTIHAHPTVSEILSEAASAIYGESINMPKA; translated from the coding sequence ATGAAAATAGTCATTATTGGCGGAGGCCCCGCCGGTTATGTAGCAGCTATCAGAGCTGCTCAATTAGGAGCGGAAGTAAGCCTGATAGAAAAGGATAAACTCGGCGGAACTTGCTTAAATAGGGGTTGTGTGCCCACAAAATTTCTTCTGCGCACAGCTGAAGAGTTTGATAATGCAAATGAAAACTTTGAACAAATGGGAATTAAGGTTTCAGATGTAAAATTAGATTGGGGAAAAGTTCAAGAAAGAAAAGAAGCGGCAGTAAAACAATTAGTCAGCGGAGTTGATTTTTTATTAAAAAGCAATAAAGTAGAAAAAATATACGGTAAAGCCAAGTTCAAATCAAAAAATGAAATACTTGTAGAAGGAAAAGATGGGGAGATAATTGTCTATTTTGATTATGCTATTATAGCAACAGGCTCAAAAACATCTCTTATCAATATAGAAGGGGCAAACTTACCGGGCGTTATAACCAGCGATGAAGTATTATCTCTTGAACAAGTTCCTAAGAGCATGGTAATTATCGGTGGAGGGTTTATAGGCACAGAAATAGCAAGTATTTATTCCAGACTTGGCTGTAAAATAACAATTGTAGAAATGCTACCAAATATCATTGCCAATATGGATAAGGATATCGTAGAACCTCTAAAAGAAGAAATGGGACAAAAGGGTGTAGATATCTTTGTAAATACAAAAGTTCAGTCAATTGCAAAATCAGGAGAAACTTTACAGGTAAATATAAAAAACGAAAATCAAGAAGATATGGTTATATCGGCGGAAAAAGTCTTAATGGCCGTGGGAAGAAAGCCTGTTGTTGAGGACTTAAATTTAGATGAACTCAACATAAAAGTAGAAAGAGGAAGAATAATTGTAGATGAAAAATACAGGACTAATGTAGAAACTATATATGCAGTAGGTGATTGCATAGGGAAAACTATGCTTGCTCACGTAGCATCAGCTCAGGGAATAGCTGCCGTAGAAAATATTATAAAAAATAAATCGGAAATTGATTTTAGAACAATAACTCATTGTGTATATACAAAACCTGAATTGGCAAGTGTAGGATTGACGGAAGCTCAGGCAAAAGAACAGGGATATAATATTTTAGTAGGGACAGCTCCGATGTATGTAAACTCAAAAGCGTTGATAGAATCACAGACAGAAGGCTTATGCAAGTATATAGCGGATAAAGCCACAGGTGAAATTTTGGGTCTTCATATTGCCGGACCTCAAGCTACGGAGTTTATTGTAGAAGGGGCTCTTGCCATTAGACTTGAGGCAACAGTAGATGAAATTATATCCACTATTCATGCACACCCAACGGTTTCAGAAATTTTAAGTGAGGCTGCAAGTGCAATATATGGAGAGTCTATAAATATGCCGAAGGCATGA